CCCGGCAGTACCGCCCTCCTGCGCACTTTGCGTTGAGTGCCAGAGGCACGCACAGAATGCACTCAGCCCCAGAACCAAGGAGCAGACACATGCCTCTTGCAACACGGCTCGCTCTTTTTCTTGTGCTGGTGGCGCTGCCCTTAACGGCTCAGGCCCAGTCCGGCTGGCAGCCACTTATCGAACGCCTTGCGGCCGACGGCTACGACCAGGCCCGACTGCAAACCATCTTTTCAGACCCGCGGGCCGAATTTCTCGAATGGGTTATTCCCAAAAAAAGCACCCATTCTGAAGCGGCTCTCGACTACGAGCAATTCCTTCAAGACGAGAGCAGACAACGCGCCGCCACCTTCCTGGACACGCACCGCTCTCTGTTGGCGCGCATAGAGGCCACCTACAATGTCGCCCCTGAAATCCTGACCGCGCTACTCGAGGTGGAAACCCGCCTTGGAAACTACACCGGGCAGACCAGAACGGTAAATGCCTTAGCCAGCCTTGCCCGCGGTGGCATGGACGACAAGGCGAATGCTGCGGCCAAACGCCAAGGGCAATGGGCCTACAAGGAACTTAAAGCCCTGCTCGATTGGCGCCCGCAGAGCGGGGCCGAGCTTTTAAAACTGCGCGGCTCTCCCTTTGGGGCCTTTGGTATCCCCCAATTCATTCCATCCAGTGCCGCCGCCTACGGCCAGGATTTCGACGAATCAGGCAGGGTCGACCTCTTCAGTCTGCCCGACGCCCTGGCCAGCGCCGCGTTGTATCTGCAAAAACACGGCTGGACTCCCGATCTCGACCGCGAAGACAAGCTGCAGATCATCAAACATTACAACCACAGCACCCCGTACGCCAAGGCGGTCCTGGCCCTGGCCGAACGCCTCAGCCGTGGTCCAGAGGCTGAATAACCTTACTCCGGGGGGCAACATCCTCCGTGACCCAGACATTCCCGCCGATAATCGCTTCACGCCCGATCGTTACCCGTCCAAGGATCGTGGCCCCGGAATAGATAATGACATTGTCCTCCACGATCGGGTGGCGGGCAATGCCTTTGATCAATTTCCCCGATTCGTCCTTGGGAAAGGATTTCGCCCCCAGGGTCACCCCTTGATACAAACGGACATTATCCCCGATACGGCAGGTTTCTCCGATCACGGTTCCGGTGCCGTGATCGATAAAAAACCGCTGCCCGATTTCCGCTCCGGGATGGATATCGATCCCGGTCTGGGAGTGGGCCAACTCGGTAATGATCCGCGGGATGAGATGGACCCCGAGACTGTGCAGGGCGTGGGCGATACGGTAATTCGTTACCGCTTTGATGCTGGGATAGCAAAAGATGGCTTCGCCTGGATTGGTGGCTGCAGGATCGCCCTCATACGCTGCCTGGACATCTGTGGCCAGCATATCCCGGATTTCAGGCAGGCTCTCAATAAACTGGGCGGCCATATCCTGGGAACGGGCCTCGCATTCCTGGCAGGGACCGTTGGCATCGTTGGGACAGAAAAAACAAAAGCCACGCCGGATCTGTTCAACCAGACTCCGGTATATCTCTTCCAGGGTCGCGCCAATATAATACGGCAAATGGGGCGGGGCGATATCCACATGACCGAAATATCCCGGATACAGGACACTTCGAAGCTTCTCTACCACATCCTCAAGCACCGGCACCGAGGGCATCGGGGGCATCCCCTGATTCCTGTGGCAGACGCCGGACGCGCTGAGTGACCGGACGATGTGATCGAGTTCGATGGGCTGTGAGGCCATCTCGGGTCTCCTCTTTGTCTGTGTCTTGCGCGATGCGAAGGAAATGTCTACATATTGGGGCCTTCGACGAACGCCATTCTGCGCCGGCGAGGGGGCTCTCTCAGGTCCTGCCCGACAGGTATCGTTCTACCTGCCTGGAGCAGCCAACCGCAGCGCCCCGAAACATCGGCCAGGTTTGACCGCTATTCCAACATCCTGATTTTTTGGAGGAACATTGCATGGGCAATACCGACATTCAGACCGGCACCAACTTCATCCGTCAAATTGTCGAAGAAGACATACACAACGGCAAAAATCAGGGACAGGTGGTTACCCGTTTTCCTCCGGAACCCAACGGGTATTTACATATCGGCCACGCAAAGTCCATCTGTCTCAACTTCGGGCTGGCCTATGATTTTAACGGCACCTGCCACCTTCGCTTTGACGACACCAATCCGGTCAAGGAAGAGCAGCGCTATATCGATTCCATCCAGCAGGACGTGCACTGGCTCGGATTCGACTGGCAGGACCACCTCTACTTTGCCTCAGACTACTTTGACCGCCTCTACGAATTCGCGCTGTCCTTGATCCAAATGGGTAAGGCCTATGTCTGCAGCCTCAGTCCGGAGGAAATCCGCCAGTACCGAGGTACCTTGACCGAGCCCGGCCAGGAAAGCCCGTATCGGGCACGCACAGTGCAGGAGAATCTCGATCTCTTCCAGCGCATGGCCGCAGGCGAATTTGCGGAAGGGGAGCATGTTTTACGGGCCAAAATCGATATGGCCTCCCCGAACCTGAACATGCGCGACCCGGTGATTTACCGGATCATGAACCAGGCCCACCACCGCACGGGTGACACGTGGCACATCTATCCCACCTATGATTTCGCCCACGGGCTTTCCGATTCCATTGAGGGCATCACCCACTCCGTTTGCACCTTGGAATTTGAAGACCACCGACCACTGTATGACTGGTTTTTAGATCAACTCGGCGTCCACCACCCCCAGCAGATCGAATTCGCTCGGCTCAATCTCAATTATACCGTTATGAGCAAACGGAAATTGTTGCAACTCGTCGAACAGGAATACGTCGAAGGCTGGGATGATCCGCGGATGCCGACCATCTCCGGACTGCGCCGCCGGGGATTTACGCCGCGCTCTATCCGCGACTTTTGTGAACGTATCGGAGTGGCCAAGGCCAACAGCATGGTCGACATGGCCCTTTTGGAACATTGTTTGCGCGAAGATCTCAACAAGCGTGCTCCGCGGGTTATGGTGGTCCTCGATCCGGTCAAAGTGGTCATCACCAATTATCCTGAGGACCAGGTCGAACACATGGAAGCGGAAAACAACCCAGAAGATCCGAGTACGGGCTCACGCCAACTGCCCTTTTCGCGGGAAATTTACATCGAACGCTCCGATTTTCGCGAAGACCCGCCAAAGAAATATTTCCGCCTGGCCCCCGGACGGGAAGTCCGCCTCAAGCACGCCTACTACATCACCTGCGACAAGGCGGTGTACGATGACAAGACCGGCGACCTGGTCGAACTCCATTGTACCTACGACCCAGAGACCCGCGGGGGCTGGTCTGAAGACGGGCGTAAGGTCAAAGGCACTCTGCACTGGGTCGACGCCCAGCAGGCGGTCCCGGCTCAGGTCCGGTTGTACGACAGACTGTTTACGGCGCCGGTACCCGGGTCCGGTGAAGGCAGGGAATTCCTGGACGACATCAATCCTGAATCCTTGCGGGTTCTGGACACATGCCTCCTGGAACCGGGGCTGGAAAAGGCCGCCCCGGAAACCCATTTCCAATTTCTGCGCCACGGGTATTATTGCGTGGACCAGTCCAGCACTCCGGACACCCCGGTCTTCAACAAGACCGTCGCATTGCGCGACACCTGGGCCAAACTGGAAAAGAAAGGCGGCAAATAGGCGAACGAAGCTCTCTGACTGTTGAAAACTCCCTACAACGCAGGTCGTTCAACAATCCCAAGAAACGGCGACAACAAGTTCAAAGTCGCAGCGTACTTATCCGCAGGTAAGAGTGTGAACGGATAGGAACTTTGCTGCCATTGGGAGAATTCCAACGGCCTGCTGCCGCCCTCGCTGTCTTTCCATATAAAGCGGTCCCGTCTCCGGGACCGCTTTTTTTTACCTCTGAATCCGGCAAAAAATGGTATCGACACGATTGCGGGACACGCCCAAACTCCTTTTTCAGGCAAAGGGCCCAATCCCGAATCGGTGCACGTTGTTTATTCCTGATTTTCCTGCGCAAACAGCTCAGTGCTCAGATACCGCTCGCCAGTATCGCAAATAATGCAGACCAGCAGTGTGTCCCGTGACGCTGCACGCTTGGCGATCTCCACCGCGGCGTGGACAATCGCCCCTGAGGAGATGCCGCAGAGGATACCCTCTTCGCGCATAAGACGGCGGGCCATTTGCAAAGCGGCCGCATCGGAGACCGGGACGATCTCGTCGATGACTGTCCTGTCCAGGACCTCAGGAACAAAGCCGGCCCCAATACCCTGGATCTTGTGCGGGCCCTTCTGGCCACCGGAGAGGACCGGCGACCCGGCTGGCTCGACCCCAACACACCGCACGGCAGCGTTACGTTGTTTGAGCACCCTGCCGACACCAGTGATCGTCCCCCCGGAGCCAACACCGGCCAAAAAAGTAGCAACTTGGCCGTCCGTATCCCCCCAGATCTCTTCGGCGGTGGTCAGGGAGTGGATTTCCGGATTGGCCGGATTCGCGAATTGCTGGGGCATAAAACTGTCCGCCGTCTGGGCCACGATCCGCTCTGCTTCTGCAACCGCACCGGGAATTCCATCGGCGGCTGGGGTCAAGACAAGTTCGGCCCCCATCCCGGCCAATAATTTTCGCCGTTCGACACTCATGTTCTCCGGCATGGTCAACAGCAACCGGTACCCCTGCACCGCGCAGAAAAACGCCAGACCAATGCCGGTATTGCCTGAGGTCGGCTCAATAATAAGCGTATCAGGGCCGATATGCCCTTCGGACACGGCTTTTTGGAGCATATGGACGCCGATACGGTCCTTGACCGAGGAACACGGATTAAACGATTCCAATTTCGCGGCCACAGTGCCCAGACAGCCTGAAGTCACTTTGTTCAAACGGACCAAAGGGGTGTTGCCGACCAGTGCGGTCATGTCCTCGGCGATGCGCATGGCTGTCTCCTTTCTGCCTAGGAATCCCTGTTGGGAAGTCTCTCAATTCGGGACTGTGGGGGATGCGGACCAGAGTTGCCGAGTTGCCCGCCGCCGGGGCTATTCGGCCACAGGATAGCGGTCGTCAGGCACGAGCCGGTCACGCCAGGGTTGGAGCGGCTCGGGCAATTTGGTTTCGGTCTGTGATGTCTTGGCCAGAACCAATGGCCCCGCCTGGGGCAAGACAATATAATAGTGGGCATTTTCAGGAGCGGTCAGCCCGGACTCGACATCAATAAGCGCTCCTTTCGGCCTCCAGGCCACACCGATGATGGAACCGAGAGGCTCGCTGGCCACAGGATCAAAGGCCGTAAACCCTTTAAACCGGCAGGCACGAATGGCCGAGGAGGAGCAGGCATCGCTCCAGGGGCTTTCCTGGACCAGATGGGTCAGGGCTTGTCCGATCTCCTCCTCGCGCTTGGCAAAAACCGCTTCTTCTGGGGCCAGCTGGCTCAAGCGGCGATAC
The sequence above is drawn from the Desulfohalobium retbaense DSM 5692 genome and encodes:
- the cysK gene encoding cysteine synthase A, translating into MRIAEDMTALVGNTPLVRLNKVTSGCLGTVAAKLESFNPCSSVKDRIGVHMLQKAVSEGHIGPDTLIIEPTSGNTGIGLAFFCAVQGYRLLLTMPENMSVERRKLLAGMGAELVLTPAADGIPGAVAEAERIVAQTADSFMPQQFANPANPEIHSLTTAEEIWGDTDGQVATFLAGVGSGGTITGVGRVLKQRNAAVRCVGVEPAGSPVLSGGQKGPHKIQGIGAGFVPEVLDRTVIDEIVPVSDAAALQMARRLMREEGILCGISSGAIVHAAVEIAKRAASRDTLLVCIICDTGERYLSTELFAQENQE
- the epsC gene encoding serine O-acetyltransferase EpsC; amino-acid sequence: MASQPIELDHIVRSLSASGVCHRNQGMPPMPSVPVLEDVVEKLRSVLYPGYFGHVDIAPPHLPYYIGATLEEIYRSLVEQIRRGFCFFCPNDANGPCQECEARSQDMAAQFIESLPEIRDMLATDVQAAYEGDPAATNPGEAIFCYPSIKAVTNYRIAHALHSLGVHLIPRIITELAHSQTGIDIHPGAEIGQRFFIDHGTGTVIGETCRIGDNVRLYQGVTLGAKSFPKDESGKLIKGIARHPIVEDNVIIYSGATILGRVTIGREAIIGGNVWVTEDVAPRSKVIQPLDHG
- a CDS encoding lytic murein transglycosylase; its protein translation is MPLATRLALFLVLVALPLTAQAQSGWQPLIERLAADGYDQARLQTIFSDPRAEFLEWVIPKKSTHSEAALDYEQFLQDESRQRAATFLDTHRSLLARIEATYNVAPEILTALLEVETRLGNYTGQTRTVNALASLARGGMDDKANAAAKRQGQWAYKELKALLDWRPQSGAELLKLRGSPFGAFGIPQFIPSSAAAYGQDFDESGRVDLFSLPDALASAALYLQKHGWTPDLDREDKLQIIKHYNHSTPYAKAVLALAERLSRGPEAE
- a CDS encoding glutamine--tRNA ligase/YqeY domain fusion protein, with protein sequence MGNTDIQTGTNFIRQIVEEDIHNGKNQGQVVTRFPPEPNGYLHIGHAKSICLNFGLAYDFNGTCHLRFDDTNPVKEEQRYIDSIQQDVHWLGFDWQDHLYFASDYFDRLYEFALSLIQMGKAYVCSLSPEEIRQYRGTLTEPGQESPYRARTVQENLDLFQRMAAGEFAEGEHVLRAKIDMASPNLNMRDPVIYRIMNQAHHRTGDTWHIYPTYDFAHGLSDSIEGITHSVCTLEFEDHRPLYDWFLDQLGVHHPQQIEFARLNLNYTVMSKRKLLQLVEQEYVEGWDDPRMPTISGLRRRGFTPRSIRDFCERIGVAKANSMVDMALLEHCLREDLNKRAPRVMVVLDPVKVVITNYPEDQVEHMEAENNPEDPSTGSRQLPFSREIYIERSDFREDPPKKYFRLAPGREVRLKHAYYITCDKAVYDDKTGDLVELHCTYDPETRGGWSEDGRKVKGTLHWVDAQQAVPAQVRLYDRLFTAPVPGSGEGREFLDDINPESLRVLDTCLLEPGLEKAAPETHFQFLRHGYYCVDQSSTPDTPVFNKTVALRDTWAKLEKKGGK